One stretch of Sinomonas terrae DNA includes these proteins:
- a CDS encoding Abi family protein translates to MLAQIGYYRLSAYTYPFRKLLAPGAPEESPVQFRQAEFMPGYSIDHALSLYVFDHSLRMLCLDALKIVEVALRARVAYVLGKRDPFGYLERGALDEDTCRNHAPNGAEGDMFEYWMRCYADQQARATSEDFVRHYVHKYGGRLPVWVAVEVLDFGAITRLYSLLKREDQNEISRGWGVANARQLHSWLLTLGNVRNLCAHHSRLWNKNLTYAIGRFNPRIVGPDLRHISDFDRPKKLYAALAILAYLVTQIDPTTNWPRTLKTKVARKFPAIPGLSPETEMGFPSGWTEQPLWNYEPVKRDG, encoded by the coding sequence ATGCTGGCCCAGATCGGATATTACCGCCTCTCCGCGTACACCTACCCATTCCGGAAGCTGCTCGCTCCCGGCGCCCCGGAAGAGTCCCCCGTCCAATTCCGCCAGGCGGAGTTCATGCCGGGCTACTCGATCGATCACGCCCTGAGCCTCTATGTGTTCGATCACTCTCTGAGGATGCTTTGTCTGGATGCACTGAAGATCGTCGAAGTAGCGCTGCGCGCCCGCGTCGCTTACGTCTTGGGCAAGCGGGACCCGTTCGGGTACCTCGAACGCGGCGCTCTCGACGAGGACACGTGTCGGAACCACGCCCCCAACGGCGCCGAGGGCGACATGTTCGAGTACTGGATGCGGTGCTACGCAGACCAGCAAGCGCGTGCGACGTCCGAGGATTTCGTTCGACACTACGTCCATAAGTACGGGGGTCGGCTTCCGGTGTGGGTCGCTGTCGAAGTACTGGACTTCGGCGCCATCACCAGGCTCTACAGCCTGCTGAAGCGAGAGGACCAGAACGAGATCTCCAGAGGTTGGGGAGTTGCGAACGCGCGTCAGCTTCACAGCTGGCTCCTGACCCTCGGGAATGTCAGGAACCTTTGCGCCCACCACTCCCGTCTCTGGAACAAAAACCTCACATACGCGATAGGCCGCTTCAACCCTAGGATCGTCGGACCCGACCTGAGACACATCTCTGATTTCGACCGGCCAAAGAAGCTGTATGCGGCCCTCGCGATTCTTGCGTACCTAGTGACGCAGATTGACCCCACAACTAACTGGCCTCGAACGCTCAAGACCAAAGTGGCGAGGAAGTTCCCCGCCATACCAGGTCTTTCTCCTGAGACTGAGATGGGGTTTCCGTCCGGATGGACCGAGCAACCCTTATGGAACTATGAGCCCGTCAAGAGGGATGGCTGA
- a CDS encoding potassium channel family protein, with the protein MKRQRNPMLFDFLVLGVNLLVQVSGWVIFVIILPVGTGSLMDQPLFWSSIPIIGVWFLASIGASTTSQSPWPTIANLVYALSTVVWFFSMMYWIIGTPVNFGGSQLSKVDAIYFALGMLSTAGTGSLSPTSDTSRLLVSMQMLVDIAFTGFVLVLAVTRLGEHLGGARALSTSLSKILAPQNNRPAKQKATDGLASKARDEVPGDRQAPTGDPPPRVNAYPMPPAALVLSPAPTGREDPSLNAENNGGK; encoded by the coding sequence ATGAAACGCCAACGTAACCCGATGCTATTTGACTTCCTAGTGCTCGGTGTCAATTTGCTGGTCCAAGTATCCGGATGGGTCATCTTCGTAATTATCCTCCCGGTCGGGACCGGGAGCCTCATGGACCAGCCACTTTTTTGGTCGTCGATTCCAATCATTGGCGTATGGTTCTTGGCGTCTATCGGTGCCAGCACCACTAGCCAGAGCCCTTGGCCAACTATCGCAAACCTCGTCTACGCATTGTCCACCGTTGTTTGGTTCTTCTCGATGATGTATTGGATCATTGGCACGCCCGTCAATTTTGGCGGTTCACAGCTTTCGAAAGTCGATGCGATCTACTTTGCGCTTGGAATGCTGTCGACTGCGGGAACAGGAAGTTTGTCCCCAACGAGCGACACAAGCCGTCTGCTTGTGTCGATGCAGATGCTCGTTGACATCGCCTTCACAGGGTTCGTGCTCGTGTTGGCGGTCACGCGACTGGGCGAGCACCTCGGTGGGGCTCGTGCGCTGTCCACCTCTCTGAGCAAGATTTTGGCCCCTCAGAACAATAGGCCGGCGAAGCAAAAGGCCACCGACGGTTTGGCGTCGAAGGCCAGAGACGAAGTGCCCGGAGACCGTCAGGCCCCCACTGGAGACCCGCCCCCAAGAGTGAATGCCTACCCTATGCCCCCGGCGGCCCTTGTCTTGTCCCCTGCCCCAACGGGACGGGAAGATCCATCATTAAACGCAGAGAACAACGGGGGGAAGTGA
- a CDS encoding diacylglycerol/lipid kinase family protein, with translation MRNWIIAGAVTTAGAVAVTSWWGVRRLREQHSRSAVGEPAQAPPPGHQQVAVILNPTKARAAEAEMLIEAACRGAGWPKPIVFETTAEDPGHSMTRQALEAGADVVIPCGGDGTVRVVAEALAGSDVALGLVPLGTGNLLARNLDLDLTRISQCVHTALFGRQRRIDTATMSLEDRTTGKKSTHTFLVIAGMGMDAEILSDTNEDLKRAVGWIAYTEAGIRHMPGRRRKRVDISLNDSDFQTRRVRSVLFANCSKLPGGVDFIPEAYIDDGVLDIVIMSPRSLIGWVAMYIKILFQHNHPLPVMSFYGAQKVRLRSAEPLETQADGDPTGPATDIEVEVHPLSLLVRVTH, from the coding sequence ATGCGCAATTGGATCATCGCTGGAGCCGTCACGACGGCTGGGGCCGTCGCGGTCACCAGCTGGTGGGGAGTGCGCAGACTGCGTGAGCAGCACAGCAGGAGCGCGGTCGGGGAACCCGCGCAGGCACCGCCGCCGGGCCACCAGCAGGTCGCCGTGATCCTGAATCCGACGAAGGCGCGGGCGGCCGAGGCCGAGATGCTCATCGAAGCTGCGTGCCGCGGAGCCGGCTGGCCCAAGCCGATCGTCTTCGAGACGACGGCGGAGGACCCGGGCCATTCGATGACCCGGCAGGCGCTCGAGGCGGGGGCCGACGTCGTGATCCCCTGCGGCGGCGATGGAACAGTGCGCGTCGTCGCGGAGGCCCTCGCTGGGAGCGATGTTGCCCTTGGTCTCGTGCCGCTGGGCACGGGAAATCTGCTCGCGCGGAACCTCGACCTCGACCTCACCCGCATCTCGCAGTGCGTGCACACGGCGCTCTTCGGCAGGCAGCGGCGCATCGACACCGCCACGATGTCCCTCGAGGATCGGACGACCGGCAAGAAGTCGACCCACACGTTCCTCGTCATCGCAGGCATGGGCATGGACGCCGAGATCCTCAGCGACACCAACGAGGACCTCAAGCGCGCCGTCGGCTGGATCGCCTACACGGAAGCCGGAATCCGGCACATGCCGGGGCGGAGGCGCAAACGTGTGGACATCTCACTCAACGACAGCGACTTCCAGACCCGGCGCGTCCGCAGTGTGCTCTTCGCGAACTGCAGCAAGCTCCCGGGCGGAGTCGACTTCATCCCCGAGGCCTACATCGACGACGGCGTGCTCGACATCGTCATCATGAGCCCGCGCAGCCTCATCGGCTGGGTCGCGATGTACATCAAGATCCTGTTCCAGCACAATCACCCGCTCCCCGTCATGTCCTTCTACGGGGCCCAGAAGGTGCGCCTGCGCAGCGCCGAGCCCCTCGAGACCCAAGCAGACGGGGACCCGACAGGTCCGGCTACTGACATCGAAGTCGAGGTCCATCCACTCTCGCTCCTCGTCCGGGTCACCCACTAG
- a CDS encoding rhodanese-like domain-containing protein, with amino-acid sequence MANFESVRVDALPAGTLLDVREDYEWEAGHAEGAVHIPMDQLPARLGELDPDEDLLVVCRTGGRSARATSWLVDQGYSAMNVAGGMDAWLESGRALVSENGQQPTVL; translated from the coding sequence ATGGCGAACTTCGAATCCGTCCGCGTCGACGCCCTGCCCGCCGGCACGCTGCTCGACGTCCGCGAGGACTACGAGTGGGAGGCCGGGCACGCCGAAGGTGCCGTGCACATTCCGATGGATCAGCTGCCCGCGCGTTTGGGCGAGCTCGATCCGGATGAGGACCTTCTCGTCGTCTGCCGCACCGGAGGCCGTTCTGCGCGCGCGACAAGCTGGCTCGTGGACCAAGGCTATTCGGCAATGAATGTCGCTGGAGGCATGGATGCCTGGCTCGAGTCCGGGCGTGCACTTGTCTCGGAAAACGGGCAGCAGCCCACGGTTCTCTAG
- a CDS encoding DUF4190 domain-containing protein, giving the protein MSESNEGPDQGESPREPADERPTEPISREHRHATRPIPPVPQAPSVPGASASPYGTSGPYSQGPYGQGPYSPNPYSQSPYSQNPYGTSPYGTSPYGTSPYAPGGQNQSAPPPYGQEYPPSYGYQQPQYPQPYSYAQPEPRTLSIVSMVCGIASLLGFGFLLLPQLAAIVLGHLALSREPAGRGFAIAGLATGYFCLLVSIVVIAFLVIGIASISQYSYNY; this is encoded by the coding sequence GTGTCCGAGTCCAACGAGGGCCCTGACCAAGGCGAGTCGCCGCGCGAGCCGGCAGACGAGCGCCCGACCGAACCGATCTCGCGCGAGCACCGGCACGCGACTCGTCCGATCCCCCCTGTTCCCCAGGCACCGAGCGTCCCCGGGGCCTCCGCTTCCCCCTACGGCACGAGTGGCCCCTACAGTCAGGGCCCCTACGGACAGGGCCCCTACTCCCCGAACCCGTACTCCCAAAGCCCGTACTCCCAGAACCCCTACGGAACGAGCCCGTACGGAACGAGCCCCTACGGAACGAGCCCATACGCCCCGGGCGGCCAGAACCAGTCCGCACCGCCGCCCTACGGCCAGGAGTACCCGCCGTCGTACGGCTATCAGCAGCCGCAGTATCCCCAGCCCTATTCCTACGCCCAGCCTGAGCCGCGAACCCTCAGCATCGTCTCGATGGTCTGCGGCATCGCGTCCCTGCTCGGCTTCGGCTTCCTGCTCCTGCCGCAGCTTGCGGCGATCGTGCTCGGCCACCTCGCGCTGTCGCGGGAGCCTGCTGGCCGCGGCTTCGCCATCGCGGGTCTCGCGACCGGCTACTTCTGCCTGCTCGTCAGCATTGTGGTCATTGCGTTCCTCGTGATCGGTATCGCCTCGATCAGCCAGTACAGCTACAACTACTGA
- the pheA gene encoding prephenate dehydratase, translating to MLYTFLGPAGTFTEAALLKVPGAREAERVPSASVPEALDLVRSGGADAAMVPIENSVEGGVTATLDAISTGPELRIVREELVPITFVLVARPGTRLEDVRRVCTHGHAWAQCRRWARENIPSAEYEPASSTAAGALALLEASFRPGDAAICGQIVAEEHPELEVLAAGIGDNPGAVTRFILVSRPGPLPPRTGADKTTVAIPLPQDHPGALMEILEQFASRGVNLSRIESRPTGEYLGHYFFSIDAEGHAQDARVADALAGLHRLSPQTRFLGSYPRADGAEPVVSPHNSDTAFDAGSDWVRSILGD from the coding sequence GTGCTCTACACGTTCCTCGGCCCGGCCGGGACGTTCACCGAGGCTGCACTCCTCAAGGTTCCCGGTGCCCGCGAGGCGGAGCGCGTGCCGTCCGCGAGCGTTCCCGAGGCGCTCGATTTGGTGCGCTCTGGCGGCGCCGATGCTGCCATGGTGCCGATCGAGAACTCGGTCGAGGGCGGCGTGACCGCGACCTTGGACGCGATCTCGACCGGTCCCGAGCTGCGAATCGTGCGCGAGGAGCTCGTGCCGATCACTTTCGTGCTCGTTGCCCGCCCTGGGACGAGGCTTGAGGACGTGCGCCGGGTCTGCACCCACGGCCACGCGTGGGCGCAGTGCCGCCGCTGGGCGCGCGAGAATATTCCCTCTGCGGAATATGAGCCGGCGTCCTCGACAGCGGCCGGAGCGCTAGCCCTTTTGGAGGCCTCCTTCCGGCCGGGCGACGCCGCGATCTGTGGGCAGATCGTGGCGGAGGAGCACCCCGAGCTCGAGGTCCTCGCGGCAGGCATCGGAGACAACCCGGGCGCCGTGACCCGCTTCATCCTCGTGTCGCGCCCGGGGCCGCTCCCACCGCGCACGGGGGCCGACAAGACGACGGTCGCGATCCCGCTGCCCCAGGACCACCCCGGTGCGCTCATGGAGATCCTCGAGCAGTTCGCCTCGCGCGGGGTGAACCTCTCCCGCATCGAGTCACGGCCTACAGGCGAATACCTCGGCCACTACTTCTTCAGCATCGACGCCGAAGGCCACGCGCAGGACGCTCGCGTTGCCGACGCGTTGGCTGGCCTCCACCGCCTGAGCCCCCAGACGCGCTTCCTCGGCTCGTACCCGCGAGCCGACGGCGCCGAGCCAGTGGTCAGCCCCCACAACAGCGACACGGCGTTCGACGCCGGCAGCGACTGGGTGAGGTCCATCCTCGGCGACTGA
- the serS gene encoding serine--tRNA ligase, whose translation MIDVRELSENPEKFRASQRARGADESLVDRLLAADSRRRAALTQYETLRAEQNAFGKKVAAAKGEEKQALLAEVKELAAKVKSSSADADAAQAEQDELLRVFPNLVIDGVPSGGEDDYEVVKTVGTPRDFAAEGFEPRDHLEIGELLGAIDMERGAKVSGARFYFLKGVGARLELALLQMALDQAIAAGFTPMITPTLVRPETMQGTGFDVKHDAEIYRLAEDDLYLVGTSEVPLAGYHSDEILDLSNGPVRYAGWSSCYRREAGSHGKDTRGIIRVHQFNKVEMFSYVPLDQAQAEHARLLAWEEEMLAKVELPYRVIDTAAGDLGMSAARKFDCEAWVPTQGRYRELTSTSNCTGFQARRLNIRERMFDGDGAPKGTRSVATLNGTLATTRWLVAILEHHQNPDGSVTVPSALRPYLGGLEVLPVL comes from the coding sequence GTGATCGACGTTCGAGAGCTCAGCGAGAACCCCGAGAAGTTCCGGGCCAGCCAGCGTGCGCGCGGCGCGGACGAGTCCCTTGTGGACCGGCTTCTTGCTGCTGATTCCCGCCGGCGGGCGGCGCTAACCCAGTACGAGACGCTCCGTGCCGAGCAGAACGCCTTCGGCAAGAAGGTTGCAGCGGCCAAGGGCGAGGAGAAGCAGGCACTGCTCGCCGAGGTGAAGGAGCTCGCCGCGAAGGTGAAGTCCTCCTCTGCGGACGCCGATGCGGCGCAGGCCGAGCAGGACGAACTGCTTCGGGTGTTCCCGAACCTCGTCATCGATGGCGTTCCCTCGGGCGGCGAAGACGACTACGAGGTCGTCAAGACCGTGGGCACGCCGCGCGACTTCGCTGCGGAGGGTTTCGAGCCGCGGGACCACCTCGAGATCGGCGAGCTGCTCGGTGCCATCGACATGGAGCGCGGGGCGAAGGTCTCGGGGGCCCGCTTCTACTTCCTCAAGGGCGTCGGCGCACGACTCGAGCTCGCCCTTCTCCAGATGGCGCTCGACCAGGCGATCGCCGCTGGCTTCACCCCGATGATCACTCCTACTCTCGTTCGTCCCGAGACGATGCAGGGCACGGGTTTCGACGTCAAGCACGACGCCGAGATCTACCGTCTCGCTGAGGACGACCTGTATCTCGTGGGCACCTCCGAGGTCCCGCTCGCCGGCTACCACTCGGACGAGATCCTCGACCTCTCGAACGGTCCCGTCCGCTACGCCGGTTGGTCGTCCTGCTATCGGCGGGAGGCCGGTTCGCACGGCAAGGACACGCGCGGCATCATCCGTGTGCACCAGTTCAACAAGGTCGAGATGTTCTCCTACGTGCCGCTCGACCAGGCCCAGGCCGAACATGCACGGCTCCTCGCGTGGGAGGAGGAGATGCTCGCGAAGGTGGAGCTTCCCTACCGCGTCATCGACACGGCGGCTGGCGACTTGGGTATGAGCGCCGCCCGCAAGTTCGACTGCGAGGCATGGGTGCCCACCCAGGGCCGCTACCGCGAGCTGACGTCGACGTCGAACTGCACTGGCTTCCAGGCGCGGCGGCTCAACATCCGGGAGCGGATGTTCGACGGCGACGGCGCACCGAAGGGCACGCGCAGCGTCGCGACGCTGAACGGCACGCTCGCCACGACCCGGTGGCTAGTAGCCATCCTCGAGCATCATCAGAATCCGGACGGCTCGGTCACCGTGCCCTCGGCGCTCCGCCCCTACCTCGGCGGCCTAGAGGTACTCCCGGTCCTCTGA
- a CDS encoding amidase — MDDGVARLSARGLRDALRAGELSARDAVVHFLGEISTRDSHLGAFVTVTAEAALAEASAADDAHAAARRAGDLEALPPLHGMPTAFKDLVDVKGVPTTYGSAAVEPRPAPHDAPIAAALKRAGVISLGKTQVPEFGLTAYSENRVAPPSRNPHAPALSSGGSSGGSAAAVAAGMLPFAPGSDGGGSIRIPAAACGIVGLKPGRGLVPQAESPGDAARLVVSGPLARTAEDAAVLLDALVDGDRHGRHAASYADAIAYDPARLRIGVALASPWDHRYRIQPEPEALAALGAAIARLEAEGHRVGEADVRYDNRYPDAFTAAWTAGAGTLRIAPHREPLLTPLTRAFRRRAQQRSRAKLDECLQFLRGFERDTIAQYARWDVMLMPALAQTARPVGWFSGPEWRTTADDDYARQCEFAPWSSMVNVCGLPAVSVPTAWTELGLPMAVQLVGPMGSEARLLQLARILETPSAGAGPGASQ, encoded by the coding sequence ATGGACGACGGCGTGGCCCGCCTTTCCGCGCGCGGCCTCCGCGACGCCCTGCGCGCCGGGGAACTCTCGGCGAGGGACGCCGTCGTGCACTTCCTCGGCGAGATCAGCACGCGCGACTCTCACCTCGGGGCCTTCGTCACAGTGACCGCCGAAGCCGCGCTGGCCGAGGCCTCGGCGGCCGACGACGCCCATGCGGCCGCGCGCCGGGCCGGCGACCTCGAAGCACTGCCCCCGCTCCACGGCATGCCGACGGCGTTCAAGGACCTCGTCGATGTAAAGGGCGTGCCGACGACGTATGGGAGCGCCGCCGTCGAGCCCAGACCGGCACCGCACGACGCCCCGATCGCCGCCGCCCTGAAGAGGGCAGGGGTCATCTCCCTCGGCAAGACCCAGGTACCCGAGTTCGGGCTCACCGCCTACTCCGAGAACCGCGTGGCCCCGCCCTCGCGCAATCCCCACGCACCAGCCCTCAGCTCCGGCGGCTCCTCGGGAGGTTCGGCCGCGGCGGTTGCCGCAGGAATGCTCCCGTTCGCGCCCGGGAGCGACGGCGGCGGATCGATCCGAATCCCGGCGGCAGCGTGCGGGATTGTCGGGCTCAAGCCGGGCCGCGGACTGGTTCCCCAGGCCGAGTCCCCGGGGGATGCCGCCCGGCTCGTTGTCTCCGGTCCGCTCGCACGGACCGCTGAGGACGCAGCTGTGCTGCTCGATGCGCTCGTCGACGGGGACCGCCACGGCCGCCACGCGGCGTCGTACGCGGACGCCATTGCGTACGACCCCGCGAGACTCCGCATCGGCGTGGCCCTCGCGAGCCCTTGGGACCACCGGTACCGCATCCAACCAGAGCCCGAGGCTCTCGCGGCGCTCGGCGCGGCGATCGCTCGCCTGGAAGCGGAGGGCCATCGTGTTGGCGAGGCCGATGTGCGCTACGACAATCGGTACCCCGACGCGTTCACGGCGGCGTGGACAGCCGGAGCGGGGACGCTGCGCATCGCCCCCCACCGCGAGCCGCTCCTCACGCCGCTCACCCGCGCGTTCCGGCGCCGCGCGCAGCAGAGGAGCCGGGCGAAGCTCGACGAGTGCCTCCAGTTCTTGCGGGGATTCGAGCGGGACACGATCGCGCAGTATGCGCGGTGGGACGTCATGCTCATGCCTGCCCTCGCGCAGACCGCGCGCCCGGTCGGCTGGTTTTCTGGGCCGGAATGGCGGACGACGGCGGACGACGACTACGCGAGGCAGTGCGAGTTCGCGCCGTGGTCGTCGATGGTCAACGTCTGCGGACTTCCCGCCGTGAGCGTGCCGACCGCGTGGACCGAACTCGGGCTGCCCATGGCGGTGCAGCTGGTCGGGCCGATGGGTTCGGAGGCGCGCCTTCTCCAGCTCGCGCGGATCCTCGAGACGCCGAGCGCTGGGGCTGGGCCCGGAGCGTCTCAGTAG